CAGCCGACCCTGATGACCGAGGTGGCCGAGTTGCAGGACCGCATCATCTCCACCACCCGGGGCGACATCACCTCGGTTCAGGCCATCTATGTTCCGGCGGACGATATGACCGATCCGGCGGTGAGCGCCCTTCTCGGCCATCTGGAGACGACGGTGATCCTGTCCCGGGCCCAGGCCGGCAACGGGATTTATCCCGCGGTCGATCCCCTGCAGTCCGCCAGCAAGATGATGAGCGCCTACTTTCTCGGCGATCGGCATTACGCCGTGGCGGAGGGGGTCCGGGAGCACCTGGCCCGTTATCACGAGCTTGAGAATATTATCGCCATGCTCGGCCTCGAAGAGCTCTCGGAAAAGGATCGACGTATCGTGTTACGGGCCCGAAAACTACAGCGGTACCTCACCCAGCCGTTCCACGTAATGGCGGAGCACACCGGCATCAAAGGGGTCTCCGTCCCGCTTCGGGACACGCTGGACGACTGCGAAGCCTTTCTCCGGGGGGATTTCGACGGGTTGCCCGAAGATCGCTGTTACATGCGCGGGACCCTGAAGACCGAACGACGATGAGGCCCTTCATCCTCCATCTCCAGAGCGCCACCCAGTTTCAACGGATCGAGGGGGTGACCAGCTTTGTCGGAGAGGATCGCTCCGGCCAATTCGGAATTCTGGCCGGGCACGCGCGGATGATCACCTCGCTCGCATTCGGTTTGGCCCGTTATCGGACCGTCGAGAATGTCTGGAACTATTTGGCGCTGCCCGGCGCCTTGCTTTATTTTGTAGATGATCGACTCGCCATTAATACGCGGCGTTACCTGATTGATACCGACTACCAGCGCATCAGTT
The sequence above is a segment of the Nitrospiria bacterium genome. Coding sequences within it:
- a CDS encoding F0F1 ATP synthase subunit epsilon, encoding MRPFILHLQSATQFQRIEGVTSFVGEDRSGQFGILAGHARMITSLAFGLARYRTVENVWNYLALPGALLYFVDDRLAINTRRYLIDTDYQRISSALEEQLGMEEEKLRGMKESLHRLEAEMFKRLQRMERGEEGSP